A stretch of DNA from Aliarcobacter thereius LMG 24486:
TAATATTTATACTCATCACTTGGACTTGCTAATCTCCAAGTCTTTTTTGATTGAATCTCTTGTGTTAATGCAGATATTGCAAAACTACAAGCTCTCCAAGTTGCGAATTCTGTACTTACAATATCTCCAGTTGCTTTTCCTTTATTATCTACTAATGCTACTTCTTTCTCATTTTTAGCAATAGCATTTTTAGAAAGTTCAATATACTGGCTATTTTTCATACCAAATCTCATAAATTCAACTTTATGTTCAATTGCAATTTTGTTATATTTTTCTGCTGTTTCAATAACTTTTTGTAAACCATTTACTTCAACATTACACTCTTTTTTTACATCAAGTGTAGAGTAATCTTCTTCTACTTCTTGTGCTACTTTTGTAGTTGATTTTACATCTTTTGCTGTAAGAGTAAAATATACTGCTACTGATATAGCAATAATTATTATAATAAATAAAATCTTTTTCATAATTTATCCTTACTTTCTTACATCTGGACCATCAACTGGCATCTCATTTGACATATAAGCTAAGAAATAAAGTAATTCAATCATCTCTTGACTCTCATCAGCTGGTGGAACTTGTCCTTGATCAACAATACATCCAGAAATTCTTCTTTCAACTGTACCAATTTCTTCCCATTTTAATCTATGCACAGGAAAATGAGTAATTTGTCCTGGTAAAGGAGATAAAACTTCATTTCTAACTCTTTGCCCTGAACCTTGAACGTGACAAGTCGCACAAGCAAGTTTTAGATATCCTCTTTGAGAATAGTAATACTCTTTTCCTCTTTCATATGCTTCTTGCTCAGCTTTACTATTTATTTTAATATCAAAGTTCTTTTCAGCTTCTTTACTCTCATTTACATAGTAAGCTTGGAATTCAGCCATAAGACCTTTTTTTGTACCCCAAGGTTTTTCACCATTTGCTCTTCTACAATCATTAATAGCACTTGTTAAAGATACCATTTTATTTGTTTTCTCATCATAATATGGATAAGTTCCAGCATTTGTTAAATCTGGAAAACAACTCTCTAAAGATTCTCCATTTGCAAATTTTTCTGTATATAGCTCTTCACCTTTTTCGATTGCTTCTTCATAAGGTGGCATCTCTTTCAATGCTTCATATTGAGATCTTGCATCTTTTGAGTAAGCATAACTTCCTTTATTGAAATCCATATGTTTAAGATTTTTATCATATTTACTTTCTAATTCTTCTTCTGTAAAATATGGAAAAAATCTATCCTTATTCTTTGCAGGATCTTCAAATTTTGCTTCAAAAAATTTAATCATCTCTAATCTATCTTTTTCAGCACCTTCATTAAAATTTGAAGCACTTAAAAAAACTGTTGTAGATAAAAATAATAGTGAAGCTTTTGTTATATATTTAAACATTATTCATCTCCTTTATTACTATCAAATAATTAATTATTTGATAGCTTCGATAGTTGTATCACTATTCCCTTTTAAATCTGTCCATGTAAGTTCAATTTGATCACCTTTTTTTGCTCCTGTAAAAGAGAATTTAAAGAATGGGTCTTTTGAGAAAAATTGACTTGAAGATAATTCATATACTATTGTTCCATTTACTTTTGCAACTAAATATGTAATAAAGTTAGCTTCTTTTTTAGCTCTTTCAGCTTCTTGATAACTCAACATATCGTGTTTTGCCAATGCTTTAACTTCACAAATTCCTTTTTTATCTACTTTTGCTTTAATTCTTGTTGTTCCTGACATTTTTTATCCTTTTTATATTTTTTATTATTGTTTTATATTTAATTAATTTTTATGGTTTATATCAACCACCACATCCACCAATTGTTACTTTTACATTTTTAACAGCTTTATATAGTTGTCCATTTGCTTCAGCAATAATAATTACATCTCCTGTTTGTTGCATTTTAATTCTAAATGCATAATCTAAAACCATATTTGGAGTTATTGTATAAACTGCAACTGTTGCTTCAGGGTTAGCATCTTGGAATACTGCAATTTTTGTAGCTTTTAAATCTGTTTTAAAAGAGATTGGAATAACTGCACCATTTTCTGCAATATCTGGAGCTGATAAAGTTATATTAGACTCAACAGCTGCTGTTTTTCCAAATACTTCCTTAATTGCTTCATCAACTTTTGTTGCTGTCCAAGCTTTTGGTTTAGATTTTCTAAAATCTTCTGCACCTAAGTTTGAAGTCGAAGCTACTGCAATAGCACCTAGTCCTAGACCTAAAAATTTTCTTCTATTTAACATTGTTTATCCTTTTTATTATTTTATTGTTTTTAAATAAGCAACAATTGCTTTAATCTCATCATCACTTAACCAACCATTCTTTCCAAAAGCAGGCATTGCTGTAATTGGATCACCTGGATTTGCTGGATCAAAGATTTTATTATAAAGTGCTTCATCTGGCCAAAATTCAAGGAATTGAAGTTTTGGTCCAAGTGTTCCTGGTCCATCTAACTCTTTTCCATTTGCATCATGACAAGCAATACAATTACCTTTAGTATTTGTATTGTAAAGAACTTCACCTTTTTTAATTAACTCCTCATCAGAAGCATTTGATACTGTTACAAACAGTAAAGCAAATGTAGCTACCAATAAGCCTCTTTTAATTACTTTTAACATATCTCTTCCTTACTTACTTACTTGAATTAATCATATAAGAAACAATTTCCTTAAGTTCATCATCACTTAAATCCGTTCCACCTTTTGGTGGCATAGCATTTATACCGTTTATTGCATTATATAAAACTTTATCAAAACCTTGTTTATTGATATTTTCCCAAATAGCTTTATCTCCAACAACAGGTGCTCCTATTGCTTTATTTGAATGACAAGCTGCACAACCATAATCATTATAAAGTGTTTCACCAATTGAACTTTGTGTTTCCACTTTTGCTTTTAAATCTCTTTTTGTAGATAATTTTTCATTTGCACTCAAAGTTAAATCATCTTTTATTTCAAGTTTTAAATTATTAATATTATCTTCTAAACAGTTACTCATACATCTAGTACCTGTTCCATAATTTTTTGGATTTGAAAGATATTTTGTCATATTTTCAACTCCTAATTTTGGATTTTCAGGTGTATTCGTTTCAGGATAGAATCCATCAACATTTGGCATAACTATCTTTAAAAATTGTTCTTTATCTAAAATAAAATCATCATCTAAAGATTCACCATCAATTTCAATATCATTAATAGATAACATATATGCTGTAAGAGCATATGTTTCACTATTTGTCAAAGTTTTTGGCGAGTTAAAAGGCATAGATTCCTGAATATACCAATATAATGTACTTGCATATGGCCAATATGAACCAATTGTTCTATCTGGGCTATCTGGACTTGGATTTTCATCTGCTGGATTTAATCTTTGATTCTTTAAAGAAGCAAGACTTCCACCTGCAAGTTTAGGATAACCTTTACCACCACTTCCAAAATCTCCATGACACATTACACATTGTGCATCATATAATTCTGAACCTTCTTCTACACTACCTTGTGCTTTTTTAGGATTTCCATCTTCATCTAAAACTACTTTCCCTTCATGCATATCGAATTCAGGTAAACCTGTTCCGTCATACATAACATCAGTATCCCATGCAGCTAATTCAGTTTTTGTAGGTGCTCTTCCAATAGTAGAACCATCAAAACTATCCATATTTACATGATATTGAGAATATTTACCATCTTGTGTAGGATATTTAACAGCTCCATCAACACTTGTTCCATTTTTAGAGTTTGAAGCATCATTACAAGCTATTAAAAAGAAACTTATTCCAACAGCAAGAAGAGTATTCTTAAGCATGTTTGTGTTTTCTAATTTGAACATTATTACACTCTCCTTTTGAAGTAATTTCCCAAGTTACAATAGCATTTCTATGATAAACAGATTCAACTCCAATTGCACTTGTTTCTTGATCAATAGTTGGTTGCACATTTCCAAAATCATCATAAGCTCTACTTGATAATAAAAGTGGATTTCCATCCCATTTATAAATATAACTAAATCTAGTCCAAGATTTTGGAAGAACTAATCCTTTTAGCTTAGCTTCTACCCAATTATTTCCACCATCAAAAGAGATATCAACTCCTTTTATAGTTCCATGTCCACTCCAAGCTAATCCTTCAATCTCTACTGTATCACCTTTTTTTAGATGAGTCCAAGGTTTTTCAGGACATGGTTTTGTAATTACAGAATTTACTTCATTAACCCAAAAGAACCTTACAGCTTTTCCATCTTTTTGAAGTATAGTATATTTTGAAGTCTCTTCTTTTGCATGCCAAGGTTTATCACTAAATTCTAATCTTTTTAACCATTTAGTATTTAAATTACCTTCCCATCCTGGAACTACAAGTCTTACAGGATATCCTTGCTCTGGTCTTAATGCTTCACCATTTTGTCCCCAAACTACCATTACATCATCTAAAGCTTTTTCTACTGGAATTGTTCTTGGATTTGAAGCATTATCACTTCCAACAGCCAACATCCAAACAGCATCTTTTTCCAATCCAATATCTTCTAAAATTGTCTTAAGCATAACTCCTGTCCATTGTGCTGAACTCATCATACCTTTCATAAATTGTAAACTATTAAATTGAGGACCTCTCCATTCTGGACTCCCATTTGCTGGACACTCTATAAAATATGTTCTTGTTTCACTTGGGTATCTTTTTAAATCTTCCAAAGTTAAAACAACTTCTCTTTTTACTTTTCCATGAATCATTAATCTAAATTCATTAGGATCAATATGTGCAGTTCCTCCATGGTTTCTTGTAAAGAAAAGACCATTTGGAGTAATTATTCCTTCACTTTCATGAATTGGACACATTGAAATTGATGCATATGCATCTCCTGATGATAATAAATCATGCGTTCTTCTTATGTTATTGTGTTCATATGGCGATGGAATACCATATAAGTTTTTATCCACCGTATCACCTAACTTCTGCCCCCAAGGTGCTTCTTTGATAATAGCTTCATCATCTGCACTTAGAGAAACAGGTGATAAAATTGAAGCTGCACTAATTGCCCCAGCTAAGTTAATAGCAGTTTTTTTAAAAAAATCTCTTCTACTTGTAATTTCTACTAAAGAAGAGTTATTTTCAGTGCTTAAAACTTCACTATTTTTCAAGTTGACCTCCTTAAAATTTTGACTATTTTTTAAATAGTTTCAAGTACTGATTATATATTTCATAAGTTAAAATTAAACTTAAATTATTAACTTTAGTTATAGAAATAATTCTTATAGTTACCATAAAATAGCATTTGTGTAGCATTAGTAAGATGTGTTATCTATAGAATATACATCTTACTTTATAATTTATAAAATAGTTTAAGTGTTTTTTTCACTTTCAGGAGTATCTAGTTTAAACAATTTATATAATTTTCTCAATACAATCATTATAATTAGAGCATTTAACATACTTGCTATGATAAAGGCAAAATATTGTTCTTGAGTAATTAATTTAAAATTATATGAAATCATGGCAATTGCCACTAAAAATGTAAGAGGCATTGAATCACTCAATGCGAAAAGTGCAGTATATTTTGCTTTTAAGTAGTTATAAAAAACCAAATAAGAACTTATAAATCTAATTATAACCATAGCAATCATTATAAATAATGCATGTTTTAAAATATCAAGAGTAATCATATCAAGTTTTACTGTTGAACCTGTATATATAAAAAATATTGGTGCAAAAAACCCAAAACCAAAAGACTCTATTTTATGTAATAAAATCTCTTTTTTATTAAAAAACATTTTAAAGAATAATCCACCTGCAAAAGCTCCTAAAACAACATCTATTCTTAAAATCAACATAATTGATACTAAAATTAAAAGCAAAGATATTGAAAATCTTATATCTTGATCTAGTTTATCATCTTTTTCATCTGGTATTAAATATTTTTTAACTTCAGGAAACCACCAAAATAGCATATATGAAAATCTAAGTAAAATAATTGACACAACAACAACACTGATTATTAGTACTATTGATATAAAAAAATCTTTTGTAAATCCATACTCAGTATATCCACTAAAAAGTGCAAGAGCTAAAATACTAACAAACTCTCCAACCACTCCAATAGAAAGAGCCAAGTTTAACCAAGGTTCATCTTTACCATACTCTTTTATAAGCATCATTAAAATACCTAAAGAAAAAATAGGAAAAGCCACAAAATATGTTAATCCTAAATCAAAAAACCAACATACAAAACCTGAAATTGCATATAAAGATATAAAATAAAATATTACATTTAAAGTCATAGTAGCTTTTATAACTTTTACAAGTTTTAAATTTATCTCTAATCCAGCTAGAAACATCAAATATACAAAACCAAATTTTGCCACAAGCTGTAGTGTTTCATCATCATAAATAAGCCCAAAATATCCACATAGTAAACCTAAACTTATTTCAACAACAACTATTGGTGTTTTTAATATTTTTGAAATAAGAGGAGATGTCATTATTATTGTACAAATTGTAATAACTAATATAATCTTTTCCATATATTCTAGATATCCTCACTATCTGTTTTTTTCTCTACGAGTCCTGCTTCTTTTAAAAATAAACTTGGCACAAAACTCATTTTCTTTATTCTGTCATATTTTGCATAAGATAAATATAAAATATCTTTTGCTCTTGTTACAGCAACATAAAATAGCCTTCTTTCCTCTTCTATACTTCCACCTTTGCTCATTAGCTTTCTATTTGGAAATCTTCCATCCATTAAATCAATTATATATACTTCTTTAAATTCCAAACCTTTACTTGCATGAATTGATAATAAATTTACTCCATCACCTTCACTTAACTCACTTCCACCCAAAATCATAGCATTTAGGAATCTATATAGTTCATTATAGTTTCTTGATAGGTTTCTTAAAATCTCAACTTTTTGATTTAATTTTGCAACAGATTTAAACTTCAAAATTTCATTTACAGTTCCATCTTTTTGTGTTGCTCTTTTTATACTTAAATGCTCTTTTAATTTTGAGTAAACCAATGAAGTCCCAATATTTACTATCATATTTGTAGGATTTTTTACTCTTTTTAACTGTTTTAATAAAAGATAGAAATCATAAATATATTTTGCACCATCAACTGATAATTTTGGATGTTTTAAAATAGGATTTGCAAAAAATGCTTCATCAAAACTACAATCTTTAAATTTTGCAATACTTCCAAGCTCTATAAAATCATCAAATAAACCTAATTGATAAGAACTCTTTTTTGTTTCAAAAGGATTATTAATACTTTTTAATGGTTCAAGTAAACCTTTTACAGCATCTTTTTCTCCAAGTTTCATTAAAGCATCAAAGATATCTTTTGCAACTGCTTTCCCAATACCTTTTCCATACTCTAAAATATGAATAAATGCCATCATATCACTTGAATTTACTTGTAAAGTCAAAACATCTAAAATATATTTTACTTCAACTGAATCAAAAAAACTCATCCCACCTTTTCTTTTTGCAGGAATTCCAAGTTCTCTTAAGTTTGCTTCAATACCATCTGCACTTGAATTATTTCTATATATTATTGCAATATCACTGTATGGAGTTGAAGTTTTTGATATAAGACTTGAGATATACTCATATTGTAAAAAGAGTTCTTCAAAAACGAGAAGTTTTGGTTGATAAATATTCTCTTGTCTTACAACATCAAGCTTCTTTGGATAAATTCTATCATTGTGTTCAATCACTTTTGTTGCTAAATCTAAGATTGGTTTTGTAGATCTATAATTCTTTTTTAAAGTAAAAACTTTTGCATTCTCATATTTTTCACTAAAACTAGAGATAATTTTAATATCTGAACCATTAAAAGCATAAATACTTTGATCATAATCTCCCACACAAAATAGAGATTTTGATTTAAAAGAGTCAAGTAATCGTCCTTGTAATGGATTTGTATCTTGATATTCATCTACTAGAATTTCTTTAAATTCAAAGTAATTATCTTTTAATACTTCAAGCATTGTAGTTAATAAATCATCAAAATTTACATATCCAAACTCTTTTTTTAAACTGTTAAATTCATCAATTACATCTTCATATATCAAAGTATATAGTTCATGTGCTGGATTCTTATCTTTTATCCATGTAATAAAGTCTTCATTATTGTTTGCATTTAAATAAAGTGAATATAAATCATATAAATATCCACCATCATAAGGATTTGTACCATCCTCTCTTTGAGTAAAAACTCTTTTTTCATAAATTGATTTAAATAGAGTTTTAAGTTCATTTGGTTGTTTTAAAGTTATATTTATCTCTAATTCTTTAAGTAGTTTAAATGATATTGAGTGAAAAGTTCCAGCTTTTATCTCTTTTGCTATATCTTCTGAAAATATTTTTGCAACTCTATTTACCATCTCTAAAGCTGCTTTATTTGTAAAAGTTAAAAGTAAAATTTCACTTGGTTTTACACCATTATTTATCAAATGCGAAATTCTTCCAACTATTGTAGATGTTTTTCCTGTTCCTGCACTTGCAATTACAAGATTATTTCCATATTCGCAAATTGCTGCTTCTTTTTGTTCTATGTTAAGTGTTGATAATGGCATATGTAGCTTAGAATTGATTTTGTTTATTAAGTTTTGTCATTGTGGAATATTAGCATAAAAGATTTAAGCTAGATTGAAATAGTTTTGAAAAAAAAGCAAAAAAAAAGACCGCCTAGGGGAAGCGGTCTTTTCTACACAAGGAAACATAAAAAAATTATCTATTTAAGAAACTTATCTTAAAATACTATAAATAAGTCTGTTTTTAACTTACTTACGGTGAAAGTATAATATATAAAAGTTAATAGAAGATTAATCTATACTTAAACTATATACTCCATTTACTTTTTTTCTCAATTTTCTTTTCTGGTTCAATTAAAATTACTATATATTTTAAACTCCATACAAGTAATAAAACTATAAATATTATAGTACTTAATTCAATGAAAACCGTATAGCTTAATCCAAAATCCATACTAATTGAAGAAAAAATTCTAAGCAAAACGAAAATTTGTAAAAATATAAAAATTAATTTTGCAAAAAGTTTTGTCTCAATTTTTCTTCCAGAATGTCCTAAAATAACTCTTGTTCCAAATCCTATTAAAACCGTTACAAAATATCCTAGAGCTAAAGTATGTATTACAATCTTTTCAAAATATATATTTGGGTAAATATATGCAAAAATTGACTCTATAATTGATATGAAAAATGCTATAACAATCCAATATATTCCTAAATGCAATATCCAAACTATTGCTGGTGTTTTAAATGTAGGAAGCTTCCATTTATATAGTTCTATTAGTAGAAATAAAAAAATTGGAATATCTATAAATAGATTTAATTTTGCATCTTCAAAACTTAAAATGATAACTTTTATAAGAAGTAATATAAAAAAAATATTTAATAAATAGTGACTTTTGTTTATTTGATAATCAGGAACCATAACTCTTGTAAAAAAAGGAATCATTCTTTGTGAAATAGTAAAAACTATCATAAATAAAAATAGATAAAATCCACTATTTATTGAAATTTTTAATAACTCATATGAATAATTTGTAACTATATTTGAGAAAATATATATAAAATGAGATATTAATCCAGTAAAAAATGAGATAAGTATCCATTTTGTATCATTTTTATCTGGCATTGTACTTTTTTTATGAATTTTATATAAAAGCACAAAACTTAAAATTTGGGCAAAAAGCATTAGTATTTGAAAATATATTATAAGTTTTGAATAGAATATTATTGATAGAAAAAATCCTAAACTAGCTATAAAATATAGATAAAATTG
This window harbors:
- the soxA gene encoding sulfur oxidation c-type cytochrome SoxA, with amino-acid sequence MFKYITKASLLFLSTTVFLSASNFNEGAEKDRLEMIKFFEAKFEDPAKNKDRFFPYFTEEELESKYDKNLKHMDFNKGSYAYSKDARSQYEALKEMPPYEEAIEKGEELYTEKFANGESLESCFPDLTNAGTYPYYDEKTNKMVSLTSAINDCRRANGEKPWGTKKGLMAEFQAYYVNESKEAEKNFDIKINSKAEQEAYERGKEYYYSQRGYLKLACATCHVQGSGQRVRNEVLSPLPGQITHFPVHRLKWEEIGTVERRISGCIVDQGQVPPADESQEMIELLYFLAYMSNEMPVDGPDVRK
- the soxZ gene encoding thiosulfate oxidation carrier complex protein SoxZ, coding for MSGTTRIKAKVDKKGICEVKALAKHDMLSYQEAERAKKEANFITYLVAKVNGTIVYELSSSQFFSKDPFFKFSFTGAKKGDQIELTWTDLKGNSDTTIEAIK
- the soxY gene encoding thiosulfate oxidation carrier protein SoxY — encoded protein: MLNRRKFLGLGLGAIAVASTSNLGAEDFRKSKPKAWTATKVDEAIKEVFGKTAAVESNITLSAPDIAENGAVIPISFKTDLKATKIAVFQDANPEATVAVYTITPNMVLDYAFRIKMQQTGDVIIIAEANGQLYKAVKNVKVTIGGCGG
- the soxX gene encoding sulfur oxidation c-type cytochrome SoxX, with translation MLKVIKRGLLVATFALLFVTVSNASDEELIKKGEVLYNTNTKGNCIACHDANGKELDGPGTLGPKLQFLEFWPDEALYNKIFDPANPGDPITAMPAFGKNGWLSDDEIKAIVAYLKTIK
- a CDS encoding c-type cytochrome, with product MFKLENTNMLKNTLLAVGISFFLIACNDASNSKNGTSVDGAVKYPTQDGKYSQYHVNMDSFDGSTIGRAPTKTELAAWDTDVMYDGTGLPEFDMHEGKVVLDEDGNPKKAQGSVEEGSELYDAQCVMCHGDFGSGGKGYPKLAGGSLASLKNQRLNPADENPSPDSPDRTIGSYWPYASTLYWYIQESMPFNSPKTLTNSETYALTAYMLSINDIEIDGESLDDDFILDKEQFLKIVMPNVDGFYPETNTPENPKLGVENMTKYLSNPKNYGTGTRCMSNCLEDNINNLKLEIKDDLTLSANEKLSTKRDLKAKVETQSSIGETLYNDYGCAACHSNKAIGAPVVGDKAIWENINKQGFDKVLYNAINGINAMPPKGGTDLSDDELKEIVSYMINSSK
- the soxC gene encoding sulfite dehydrogenase, with product MKNSEVLSTENNSSLVEITSRRDFFKKTAINLAGAISAASILSPVSLSADDEAIIKEAPWGQKLGDTVDKNLYGIPSPYEHNNIRRTHDLLSSGDAYASISMCPIHESEGIITPNGLFFTRNHGGTAHIDPNEFRLMIHGKVKREVVLTLEDLKRYPSETRTYFIECPANGSPEWRGPQFNSLQFMKGMMSSAQWTGVMLKTILEDIGLEKDAVWMLAVGSDNASNPRTIPVEKALDDVMVVWGQNGEALRPEQGYPVRLVVPGWEGNLNTKWLKRLEFSDKPWHAKEETSKYTILQKDGKAVRFFWVNEVNSVITKPCPEKPWTHLKKGDTVEIEGLAWSGHGTIKGVDISFDGGNNWVEAKLKGLVLPKSWTRFSYIYKWDGNPLLLSSRAYDDFGNVQPTIDQETSAIGVESVYHRNAIVTWEITSKGECNNVQIRKHKHA
- a CDS encoding cation:proton antiporter; the encoded protein is MEKIILVITICTIIMTSPLISKILKTPIVVVEISLGLLCGYFGLIYDDETLQLVAKFGFVYLMFLAGLEINLKLVKVIKATMTLNVIFYFISLYAISGFVCWFFDLGLTYFVAFPIFSLGILMMLIKEYGKDEPWLNLALSIGVVGEFVSILALALFSGYTEYGFTKDFFISIVLIISVVVVSIILLRFSYMLFWWFPEVKKYLIPDEKDDKLDQDIRFSISLLLILVSIMLILRIDVVLGAFAGGLFFKMFFNKKEILLHKIESFGFGFFAPIFFIYTGSTVKLDMITLDILKHALFIMIAMVIIRFISSYLVFYNYLKAKYTALFALSDSMPLTFLVAIAMISYNFKLITQEQYFAFIIASMLNALIIMIVLRKLYKLFKLDTPESEKNT
- a CDS encoding ATP-dependent helicase, which gives rise to MPLSTLNIEQKEAAICEYGNNLVIASAGTGKTSTIVGRISHLINNGVKPSEILLLTFTNKAALEMVNRVAKIFSEDIAKEIKAGTFHSISFKLLKELEINITLKQPNELKTLFKSIYEKRVFTQREDGTNPYDGGYLYDLYSLYLNANNNEDFITWIKDKNPAHELYTLIYEDVIDEFNSLKKEFGYVNFDDLLTTMLEVLKDNYFEFKEILVDEYQDTNPLQGRLLDSFKSKSLFCVGDYDQSIYAFNGSDIKIISSFSEKYENAKVFTLKKNYRSTKPILDLATKVIEHNDRIYPKKLDVVRQENIYQPKLLVFEELFLQYEYISSLISKTSTPYSDIAIIYRNNSSADGIEANLRELGIPAKRKGGMSFFDSVEVKYILDVLTLQVNSSDMMAFIHILEYGKGIGKAVAKDIFDALMKLGEKDAVKGLLEPLKSINNPFETKKSSYQLGLFDDFIELGSIAKFKDCSFDEAFFANPILKHPKLSVDGAKYIYDFYLLLKQLKRVKNPTNMIVNIGTSLVYSKLKEHLSIKRATQKDGTVNEILKFKSVAKLNQKVEILRNLSRNYNELYRFLNAMILGGSELSEGDGVNLLSIHASKGLEFKEVYIIDLMDGRFPNRKLMSKGGSIEEERRLFYVAVTRAKDILYLSYAKYDRIKKMSFVPSLFLKEAGLVEKKTDSEDI
- a CDS encoding NnrS family protein; protein product: MISWYKKFCSQPHQPFFTNGIVFFILFMALFGLAFGSYINIDSSLYTYHAYALIFIVFIQFFLGFLFVVFPKFLMQAEIESKEYMKQFYLYFIASLGFFLSIIFYSKLIIYFQILMLFAQILSFVLLYKIHKKSTMPDKNDTKWILISFFTGLISHFIYIFSNIVTNYSYELLKISINSGFYLFLFMIVFTISQRMIPFFTRVMVPDYQINKSHYLLNIFFILLLIKVIILSFEDAKLNLFIDIPIFLFLLIELYKWKLPTFKTPAIVWILHLGIYWIVIAFFISIIESIFAYIYPNIYFEKIVIHTLALGYFVTVLIGFGTRVILGHSGRKIETKLFAKLIFIFLQIFVLLRIFSSISMDFGLSYTVFIELSTIIFIVLLLVWSLKYIVILIEPEKKIEKKSKWSI